The following coding sequences lie in one Candidatus Parvarchaeota archaeon genomic window:
- a CDS encoding DUF21 domain-containing protein, translated as MYELDIALLVLSFACAAFFSASESALTSLGVLRLKRLSKEKKFGSEELVRLKANPARMITTVLIGSNISNISVSFLVAHLTTVFAGEAYLGVAAGALVLLMLVFG; from the coding sequence ATGTACGAGCTAGACATCGCACTTTTGGTGCTATCGTTTGCCTGTGCAGCATTTTTCTCGGCATCTGAGTCAGCACTCACCTCACTTGGCGTGCTGAGGCTCAAGCGCCTGTCAAAGGAGAAAAAGTTTGGCTCTGAGGAGCTTGTTCGGCTAAAGGCCAATCCTGCAAGAATGATAACTACCGTACTCATTGGAAGCAACATATCTAACATCTCAGTGTCGTTTCTTGTTGCCCACCTAACGACTGTTTTTGCTGGGGAAGCATATCTTGGGGTAGCTGCCGGAGCACTTGTTCTGTTAATGCTAGTTTTTGGCGA